ACCCCCAGGGCCGCTACTCGGTGCTCGTGATGGTGTGGGACAAGGGCCAGGGCACGCCCATCCACGACCACGCCGGTATGTGGTGCTGCGAGTGCGTGTACCGAGGCCGCATCGAGGTGGTCTCCTACGACCGGGCGGGCGAGGGTTCCGGCGACACGGCCGAGTTCACCGAGGAGCAGCGCATCATGGCCGGCGTCGGCGAGGCCGGAGCGCTCATCCCCCCGTTCGACTACCACACGATCGAGAACATCGACGCCGAGCCGGCGATCACCATCCACGTGTACGGCGGCGACATGACCTGGTGCCACGCCTTCATCCCGGAAGACGGCCACTATCGCCGCGTAAGAAAAGAGTTGACGTTTACGGCTTGAGGCGTGGGGCGTGAGGCGTGAGGCGTGAGGGGTGAGGCGTGAATGGAACCCCCTCGCCACTCCCCCTTCCGAGGGGGAGGCAGTGAGCGTAGCGAACTGGGTGGGGGCTCCCGGGGGTCTGGGGGAGAGAGTTGACGTTCTCGGCGTGAGGCGTGGGGCGTGAATGGAACCCCCTCGCCCCTCTGGGGGAGAGGGGGCAGGGGGTGAGGGGCGCATTCCACAAGTGATGGTAGTCTAGTACCATGCCTCGAAACCGAGTTGCGCCTGCCTCAAGGCGTGCCAATGCCGCGCGCAAA
This genomic window from Fimbriimonadaceae bacterium contains:
- a CDS encoding cysteine dioxygenase family protein: MPCVNDLIKCLDEAVAGDCGNACCLKVKEVLEDVIASGQDFIAPEFLQPVPESYARRLLHRDPQGRYSVLVMVWDKGQGTPIHDHAGMWCCECVYRGRIEVVSYDRAGEGSGDTAEFTEEQRIMAGVGEAGALIPPFDYHTIENIDAEPAITIHVYGGDMTWCHAFIPEDGHYRRVRKELTFTA